A region from the Planctomycetaceae bacterium genome encodes:
- a CDS encoding substrate-binding domain-containing protein: MKNIILTLAAVILICSAAFGASDANSASTNKITITGTGDSAELLRTLATAFEAKHSGTKIKIPESIGSTAGIKAVIADKADLARTARELKDAEKYAGVTQVVFAKTPIVFVVRWDTNDINNITTQQIFSIYKGEIKNWSQLGVKPGKIYPLTREAGDSALSVLGKTLPGFADVNSPAAKVMYLTPEAVSAMLDHKQTIGFLPLSAVINTKLKILKVDGIEPSSENVLNGEYKHVIPLGIACKGQPAGLAKEFIDFLYSEDAAEIVRSTGAVPVKAE; this comes from the coding sequence ATGAAAAATATAATTTTAACATTAGCAGCAGTTATTTTAATATGTTCAGCGGCGTTTGGTGCCTCTGACGCCAACAGCGCATCGACAAATAAAATAACAATCACCGGCACAGGCGACAGCGCAGAGCTTTTACGTACTCTGGCGACCGCTTTTGAGGCCAAACACAGCGGAACAAAAATCAAGATTCCCGAGAGCATCGGTTCCACCGCCGGTATAAAGGCTGTCATAGCAGACAAAGCGGATTTGGCCAGAACAGCACGCGAACTCAAAGACGCTGAAAAGTACGCCGGCGTAACACAAGTAGTATTCGCCAAAACGCCAATAGTCTTCGTCGTTCGATGGGACACCAACGATATTAACAACATCACAACGCAGCAGATTTTCAGCATTTATAAAGGCGAAATAAAAAACTGGAGTCAGCTCGGCGTAAAGCCCGGCAAGATATATCCGCTGACCAGAGAGGCCGGCGACTCTGCGTTAAGCGTTCTTGGTAAAACGCTGCCTGGGTTTGCCGATGTGAACAGTCCGGCGGCAAAAGTAATGTATCTTACGCCTGAAGCTGTCTCTGCAATGCTGGATCACAAGCAGACGATTGGTTTTCTGCCATTGTCGGCGGTTATTAATACCAAACTGAAAATATTGAAAGTTGACGGCATTGAGCCTTCGAGTGAAAACGTACTCAACGGTGAATACAAACACGTTATTCCGCTCGGCATTGCTTGTAAAGGTCAGCCGGCAGGACTGGCGAAAGAATTTATTGATTTTCTTTACAGTGAAGATGCGGCAGAGATTGTCAGAAGTACCGGCGCGGTACCGGTAAAAGCTGAATAG
- a CDS encoding alginate export family protein, producing MRTIFFCAVIVLWFCATQPARSASITDANSGRKDFLSQLKNPTDWLEIQADLRLRAEYYNNKRLDKNARGHEQLIFPRYRLRAGAKVKITDDVDFNIRFVTEPRYYIQPKSQDPQFDRNEILIDRFNLVVRNAFDLPLTITAGRQDIILGSGWLICDGTPCDGGRSAFFDALRFTYDIDGKDSVLDLILIDNHADSGKIFNPFHDRDFDLAEQDEKGFIAYWSKKTGKKSGLDLYYIYKQYTEQVAANSYEGEVHTLGLRKYGTLTDHWDYSMEFAPQFGHKNGNSLGSFATNDQLIYNFNDEKNNMLTLGYEYLSGGDDRNNNFDKCFGRVDTWSVLYQGNLDAIDGRSYDNANLHRLYVDWETDVTKKARLLSGYALLFADDNTSAGGTNGMSKSGNFKGQLLKTMLKYKPCKNIEHRLEAELFLPGNFYSQAKNDPAVFLRYGFYWTL from the coding sequence GTGAGAACAATTTTTTTTTGTGCGGTTATTGTACTCTGGTTTTGCGCAACGCAGCCGGCGAGGTCGGCATCTATAACGGATGCAAATTCAGGCAGAAAAGATTTTCTGTCTCAATTAAAGAATCCGACCGACTGGCTGGAAATTCAAGCGGATTTGAGATTGCGTGCGGAATACTACAATAACAAGAGGTTAGATAAAAACGCACGTGGACACGAACAGCTTATTTTCCCTCGCTACAGATTAAGGGCCGGTGCTAAAGTAAAAATTACCGACGATGTGGATTTCAACATCAGATTTGTAACTGAACCCCGCTATTACATTCAGCCGAAATCGCAGGACCCGCAATTCGACAGGAATGAAATCCTGATTGACCGATTCAACCTTGTTGTGCGAAACGCGTTCGATTTGCCGCTGACAATCACCGCAGGCAGACAAGATATTATCCTCGGCAGCGGCTGGCTGATTTGCGACGGCACTCCGTGCGATGGCGGACGCTCGGCGTTCTTCGACGCGTTGAGATTTACTTATGACATCGATGGAAAAGATTCGGTGCTTGATTTGATATTGATTGATAATCACGCCGACAGCGGAAAAATTTTCAATCCGTTCCACGACAGAGATTTCGATTTGGCAGAACAGGATGAAAAAGGTTTTATCGCTTACTGGTCCAAAAAGACCGGCAAGAAAAGCGGATTAGACCTGTATTACATTTATAAACAATATACAGAACAAGTCGCAGCCAACAGTTATGAGGGTGAAGTTCATACGCTTGGCTTGAGAAAATACGGCACGCTGACCGACCACTGGGATTACAGTATGGAATTTGCGCCGCAGTTCGGCCACAAAAACGGAAACAGCCTCGGCTCATTCGCCACAAATGACCAGCTTATTTATAATTTCAACGACGAAAAGAACAATATGCTGACTTTGGGTTATGAGTATCTTTCAGGCGGCGATGACAGAAATAATAATTTCGATAAATGCTTCGGCAGAGTCGATACATGGAGCGTGCTCTATCAGGGCAATCTCGATGCTATCGACGGCAGGTCGTATGACAACGCAAATCTGCACAGGCTCTATGTTGACTGGGAAACAGATGTTACAAAGAAAGCAAGACTGCTTAGCGGATATGCGCTTCTGTTCGCGGATGATAATACTTCCGCAGGCGGAACAAACGGTATGAGCAAAAGCGGAAACTTCAAAGGACAACTTCTGAAGACTATGCTGAAATATAAACCGTGCAAAAATATCGAGCATAGATTAGAGGCGGAATTGTTCCTGCCGGGCAATTTCTACAGCCAGGCGAAGAACGACCCCGCAGTTTTTCTGCGGTATGGTTTCTACTGGACGCTATAA
- a CDS encoding response regulator, translated as MRNFKPILLVDDDDVDAIITQRAVNDLKITNELLRKVDGEDALEYLRDPNNAKPCVILLDLNMPRMNGFEFLKVAKADADLKRIPIVVLTTSDVDQNILDSFDLGVAGYIVKPVDYKQFLDAMKTINMYWTLSQLPPMDYKSDEVDAQPQEQTA; from the coding sequence ATGCGAAACTTCAAACCAATTCTATTAGTTGATGACGACGATGTTGACGCGATTATCACACAGCGTGCGGTGAACGACTTAAAAATCACCAACGAACTGCTTCGCAAAGTTGATGGAGAGGATGCGCTCGAGTATTTAAGAGACCCGAACAATGCAAAACCGTGTGTCATTCTGCTGGACTTGAATATGCCGAGAATGAACGGCTTTGAGTTCCTTAAGGTCGCAAAGGCAGACGCCGACCTCAAGCGAATACCGATCGTTGTTCTGACGACATCAGACGTTGACCAGAATATCCTCGACAGTTTCGACCTGGGCGTCGCGGGCTACATAGTCAAACCTGTCGATTACAAGCAGTTCCTCGATGCTATGAAGACCATTAATATGTACTGGACTTTGAGCCAACTGCCGCCGATGGATTATAAATCAGACGAAGTCGACGCTCAACCGCAAGAACAAACTGCTTAA
- a CDS encoding HAMP domain-containing protein — translation MFKSIRIKIMVLQTGLVLAVTVALGIASYILTFNSIKQDQKEKLQYYANHTGEQIKIAINNKEQLLEKIGHSEAVTTYFKKQQENFLVGYLEKFTPEFGSISYTKETGQEELKLVYGKQVVNFSNISNSEVFGKAIKNPNKAFSAYNPYVPELDEPCVEIGFCERDFFDDFMGFILARIPITQLVGNIHSFVQDKDISIILIDYDGTVLACRDKSKLFRRLELPNGRTEHVLSELKKSKIGFERASVWGADSYIAYVPIENEKFCIITVYQYEGFSRKLAALRNTTILVGLTILIAGVVLSIFVASDITGPISKLLRTTALIAMGNFSQRVDVDSKDEMGHLAAAFNRMTENLQLTTTSMVNLNKEIVERQKAEAEQQSLNEKLEKSIKNLTIANRELSDFAHVAAHDLKAPLRAIGSLAGILMTDYGKKLDDQGRYYLHTLLKRTERMSELISGILTYSELGHAKDILPVSINDMLRQIIANTEIPHNIVIVFETDFPTLVCSKTHMQQIFQNLINNAVRYMDKPNGYIRLKCIDDGDCWKFSVSDNGRGIEEKYFEKIFKIFQTLVRRDEEESTGIGLSVVKRIIEKYDGKIWVESQPTVGSTFHFTLRKEKTEVKHAKLQTNSIS, via the coding sequence ATGTTTAAGTCGATACGAATAAAAATTATGGTCTTGCAAACAGGGCTTGTCCTTGCGGTTACTGTCGCACTGGGTATCGCTTCGTATATACTTACGTTTAATTCTATCAAACAAGACCAAAAAGAAAAACTGCAATATTACGCCAACCATACCGGCGAACAAATAAAAATCGCGATAAACAACAAAGAACAATTACTGGAGAAAATCGGCCACTCTGAAGCCGTAACAACTTATTTCAAAAAACAACAGGAAAACTTCCTTGTCGGGTATCTTGAAAAATTTACACCGGAGTTCGGCTCCATTTCTTACACCAAAGAAACAGGACAGGAAGAATTAAAATTAGTTTATGGAAAGCAGGTAGTAAATTTTTCGAATATAAGTAATTCCGAAGTTTTCGGAAAAGCGATAAAGAACCCCAACAAAGCGTTCAGTGCATATAACCCCTATGTGCCGGAATTAGATGAGCCTTGTGTGGAAATAGGATTCTGCGAGAGGGACTTTTTCGACGACTTTATGGGTTTTATTTTAGCCAGGATACCTATTACACAATTAGTCGGAAATATCCATAGCTTTGTTCAGGACAAGGACATTTCTATTATTCTTATCGATTATGATGGTACCGTTTTGGCTTGTCGAGACAAGAGCAAGCTGTTCAGAAGGCTGGAACTGCCCAACGGCAGAACAGAACATGTTCTATCGGAACTTAAAAAATCAAAAATAGGTTTCGAGCGTGCTTCTGTCTGGGGCGCGGACAGTTATATCGCGTATGTGCCGATTGAAAATGAAAAATTCTGCATAATAACAGTGTATCAGTATGAAGGCTTCAGCAGGAAACTTGCCGCATTGCGAAACACAACGATTCTTGTCGGGCTGACAATCCTGATAGCGGGCGTTGTGTTATCAATCTTTGTAGCGTCGGACATAACCGGACCGATTTCAAAACTGCTGCGGACTACTGCTTTGATAGCAATGGGTAATTTTTCGCAAAGAGTAGATGTAGATTCGAAAGACGAAATGGGACATCTGGCCGCGGCGTTTAATCGAATGACTGAAAATCTGCAGTTAACCACAACGTCAATGGTTAATCTCAACAAGGAAATCGTCGAACGCCAAAAAGCAGAAGCCGAACAGCAAAGCCTTAATGAAAAACTCGAAAAAAGCATTAAAAATCTGACAATCGCCAACAGAGAACTTTCTGATTTTGCGCACGTGGCAGCACACGACCTTAAAGCTCCGTTGCGTGCTATCGGCAGTCTGGCGGGAATACTTATGACAGATTACGGAAAGAAGCTCGACGATCAGGGCAGATATTATCTGCATACGCTGCTAAAAAGAACAGAACGCATGAGCGAACTTATCAGCGGTATTCTTACTTATTCTGAACTCGGCCACGCAAAAGATATTCTGCCGGTAAGTATAAATGATATGCTTCGGCAAATCATAGCCAATACCGAAATTCCGCATAATATTGTAATAGTATTCGAAACTGACTTCCCGACGCTTGTATGCAGCAAAACGCATATGCAGCAGATATTCCAGAATTTAATCAATAACGCGGTTAGATATATGGATAAACCGAACGGCTATATACGCCTGAAATGCATCGATGATGGCGATTGCTGGAAGTTTAGCGTTTCCGATAACGGACGCGGAATCGAAGAAAAATATTTCGAAAAGATTTTCAAAATCTTCCAGACCCTTGTCAGACGCGACGAAGAGGAAAGCACCGGCATAGGTCTTTCAGTAGTTAAAAGAATTATTGAAAAATACGACGGAAAAATCTGGGTCGAATCCCAGCCGACAGTTGGAAGTACATTCCACTTTACATTAAGAAAGGAAAAGACAGAGGTTAAACATGCGAAACTTCAAACCAATTCTATTAGTTGA